One Pseudomonas sp. AN-1 genomic region harbors:
- a CDS encoding AAA family ATPase produces the protein MTDPLDLLLSRLDGVKQAGERYVARCPAHQDKSPSLSLSRGKDGRALIHCHAGCETRDVLAAVGMELRDLFPDNLSTEQRLQYRREALERERHFERLIIQAAKGDAANRLSDGDLERLALAQERIDLLDRQLADIGSLPAQRQAALHAVTIGDVMNAKLEKVSHSVKPWMPRRHVTLFGGHGGIGKSSLALAICAHVACGRPFAGMEVEESRALFVSLEDEAMIVRLRLRRIIETFKLPPEKVLANLRVLDGTEGSAALMTEGEGYNAAPVFTPAFAELISQAEGMRLIVIDNASDAFDANENSRRDVRLFIRGLAALARKQDAAVVLLAHIDKASAKAGAGGNSYSGSTAWHNSTRSRLALLEQDGRIVLAHEKANLGKKADPVTLSFNDVGVLVPSAAMVDLADPDLQATFDARDVYNVLRLAVESGIDVPTATRGTSTTWHALELLPELPELYRSGPGRKRFNAALMRLFREGRIVKETYPKPNSKWGERWMMASETGENQRGARAEIAGKAFSPLSPIPPSETGELGKRCASSSVRSLAETGETGETGEQLSYAASFTSNKRIETGETGETNAHGSDQAIPLRPGRVPAFDEADAEAV, from the coding sequence ATGACTGACCCTCTCGACCTGCTCCTGTCACGCCTGGATGGCGTCAAGCAGGCCGGCGAGCGCTACGTTGCCCGCTGCCCTGCGCACCAAGACAAATCGCCATCCCTCAGCCTTTCGCGCGGCAAGGACGGCCGTGCACTGATCCACTGCCACGCCGGCTGCGAGACGCGCGACGTGCTGGCCGCGGTCGGCATGGAGCTGCGCGACCTGTTCCCCGACAACCTGAGCACGGAGCAGCGCCTGCAGTACCGGCGGGAGGCGCTGGAGAGGGAGCGCCACTTCGAGCGCCTGATCATCCAGGCCGCGAAGGGAGATGCTGCCAACCGCCTGAGCGATGGAGATCTTGAGCGGCTGGCGCTGGCCCAGGAGCGCATCGACCTGCTGGACCGCCAGCTGGCCGACATCGGGAGCCTGCCCGCGCAACGGCAGGCGGCATTGCACGCAGTCACGATCGGGGACGTCATGAACGCCAAACTGGAGAAGGTGAGCCACTCGGTTAAGCCGTGGATGCCGCGGCGCCATGTCACGCTGTTCGGTGGGCACGGGGGGATCGGGAAGTCCTCCCTGGCGCTGGCCATCTGCGCCCACGTCGCGTGCGGCCGGCCGTTCGCCGGCATGGAAGTGGAGGAGTCCAGGGCGCTGTTCGTCAGCCTCGAGGACGAGGCCATGATCGTGCGGCTGCGCCTCCGCCGCATCATCGAGACCTTCAAGCTTCCGCCCGAGAAGGTGCTCGCCAACCTGCGCGTGCTCGACGGCACCGAGGGCTCTGCTGCGCTCATGACCGAGGGCGAGGGCTACAACGCAGCGCCGGTCTTCACGCCGGCCTTCGCCGAGCTCATCAGCCAGGCCGAGGGCATGCGGCTGATCGTCATCGACAACGCCAGCGATGCCTTCGACGCCAACGAGAACAGCCGCCGCGACGTGCGCCTGTTCATCCGCGGCCTGGCCGCGCTGGCTCGCAAGCAGGATGCCGCGGTGGTGCTGCTGGCGCACATCGACAAGGCCAGCGCCAAGGCGGGCGCCGGCGGCAACAGCTACAGCGGCAGCACCGCCTGGCACAACAGCACCAGGTCGCGGCTGGCGCTGCTCGAGCAGGATGGCCGCATCGTGCTGGCCCATGAGAAGGCCAACCTGGGCAAGAAGGCCGACCCGGTCACGCTGAGCTTCAACGACGTGGGCGTGCTGGTCCCGAGCGCCGCCATGGTCGACCTGGCCGACCCGGATCTGCAGGCGACCTTCGATGCGCGTGACGTCTACAACGTGCTGCGTCTGGCCGTCGAGTCCGGAATCGACGTGCCAACGGCAACGCGTGGGACTTCGACCACCTGGCATGCCCTCGAGCTGCTTCCCGAGCTGCCCGAGTTGTACAGGTCGGGCCCGGGGCGAAAGCGCTTCAATGCGGCGCTGATGCGCTTGTTTCGAGAGGGGAGGATCGTCAAGGAGACCTACCCGAAGCCCAACAGCAAGTGGGGCGAGCGCTGGATGATGGCGAGCGAAACTGGCGAAAACCAGCGCGGTGCTCGGGCAGAAATCGCCGGAAAAGCCTTCTCCCCTCTCTCCCCCATACCCCCTAGCGAAACTGGCGAGCTTGGGAAGCGCTGCGCCAGTTCTTCGGTTCGGTCGCTCGCTGAAACTGGAGAAACCGGCGAAACCGGCGAACAGCTGAGCTATGCCGCCAGTTTCACCAGTAACAAGAGAATCGAAACCGGAGAAACAGGCGAAACCAACGCGCACGGATCAGACCAGGCGATCCCCCTCCGGCCCGGCCGGGTGCCGGCCTTCGATGAAGCTGACGCGGAGGCGGTGTGA
- the bamE gene encoding outer membrane protein assembly factor BamE, with the protein MAAWSFKRALKAAAIAVLAVVFSLVVLLGLLVWWGSAGVFSSEDFDPEKWRAPTTDAMDGTCYRGGMAEDVRGRLLVPGTSREEVERVLGRPDFKGPSEYRYVLGMCSGLGIDYNDLHVFFDDAGGVTHSSIIQH; encoded by the coding sequence ATGGCGGCATGGAGCTTCAAGCGAGCGCTCAAAGCTGCAGCGATTGCTGTGCTTGCAGTGGTTTTTTCCTTGGTAGTGCTGCTCGGGCTGCTTGTCTGGTGGGGCTCGGCTGGAGTTTTCAGCTCCGAGGATTTCGATCCGGAAAAGTGGCGCGCTCCTACAACGGATGCCATGGACGGAACCTGCTATCGCGGCGGTATGGCCGAGGATGTACGAGGCCGCCTGTTGGTCCCCGGAACTTCCAGGGAGGAAGTCGAGAGGGTGCTGGGCAGGCCTGACTTCAAAGGACCGAGTGAGTACCGCTATGTGCTCGGCATGTGCAGTGGCCTGGGCATTGACTACAACGATCTTCATGTTTTCTTTGACGATGCAGGTGGAGTCACGCATTCATCGATCATCCAGCACTGA
- a CDS encoding alpha/beta hydrolase, translated as MTASPSKLLFLPGASGNTEFWRPAAERLAHPAQQVHIGWPGFGSTPPDPSVTGMADLVARVLPEIDQPTALVAQSMGGIVAVCTALERPEQVTHLVLTVTSGGVDMLALGAQDWRPDFAAANPNLPRWFLDDRTDLTARLAELHMPVLLLWGDADPISPVRVGQRLAELLPCAELHVIPGGGHDLGSTHAAEVARLIDRHLASPLQTQSSGVSLRVANHGHLDGGGQG; from the coding sequence ATGACCGCATCCCCCTCCAAACTCCTCTTCCTCCCCGGCGCCTCCGGCAACACCGAGTTCTGGCGCCCGGCCGCCGAGCGCCTCGCCCACCCGGCGCAGCAGGTCCATATCGGCTGGCCCGGCTTCGGCAGCACTCCACCCGACCCGAGCGTGACCGGCATGGCCGATCTGGTGGCCCGCGTGCTGCCGGAGATCGACCAGCCCACCGCGCTGGTGGCGCAGTCCATGGGCGGCATCGTCGCCGTGTGCACGGCGCTGGAGCGGCCCGAGCAGGTCACCCACCTGGTGCTGACCGTCACCTCGGGCGGGGTGGACATGCTCGCCCTGGGCGCGCAGGACTGGCGCCCGGACTTCGCCGCCGCCAACCCGAACCTGCCGCGCTGGTTCCTCGACGACCGCACCGACCTCACCGCCCGGCTGGCCGAGCTGCACATGCCCGTGCTGCTGCTCTGGGGCGACGCCGACCCGATCAGCCCCGTCCGCGTCGGCCAGCGCCTCGCCGAGCTTCTACCTTGCGCCGAGCTGCACGTCATCCCCGGTGGTGGACACGACCTGGGCTCCACCCATGCGGCCGAGGTGGCGAGGCTGATCGACAGGCATCTTGCGTCCCCCCTTCAAACGCAGTCATCAGGCGTCTCACTGCGAGTAGCGAACCATGGGCATCTCGATGGGGGGGGGCAGGGCTGA
- a CDS encoding tyrosine-type recombinase/integrase, which yields MARPVIPLTDPKCEAAKPRDKEYKLFDGQGLYLLVKPSGVKSWRFKYTKPDGRAGLTAFGSYPALGLKAARQCRAEALELLALGVDPIEHARQSKIEAAAAAANTFKAIALEWHAVGARKWSPAHAATILRRMESHLFPMLGARPVADLKTRDLLAPLKVAEQRDALDLASRLRQYLDGIMRMAVQHGHIDSNPARDLLGATATRKASHRPALPLERLPELLGRADAYSGRRLTRLAVQLTLLVFIRSSELRFARWEEIDFARAQWTIPGERAAIEGVKHSHRGAKMGTPHLVPLSRQALALLEQVRQLTGRHELVFPGDHHHWKPMSENTVNAALRRMGYDTKTQVCGHGFRAMACSALVESGLWSRDAVERQMSHQERNGVRAAYIHKAEHIEERRLMCQWWSDYLDACREQFITPYDFAHRGEAGGNVVTIKRA from the coding sequence ATGGCACGCCCGGTTATCCCTTTGACAGACCCCAAGTGCGAGGCCGCGAAGCCCCGTGACAAGGAGTACAAGCTGTTCGATGGGCAGGGGCTCTACCTGCTTGTGAAGCCTTCGGGGGTGAAGTCTTGGCGCTTCAAGTACACGAAGCCGGATGGGCGTGCAGGGCTGACAGCATTCGGCAGCTACCCGGCGCTGGGGCTGAAGGCGGCACGGCAGTGCCGCGCCGAGGCTCTGGAGCTGCTGGCGCTTGGGGTGGACCCCATCGAGCACGCGCGGCAATCCAAGATCGAGGCCGCCGCCGCAGCGGCGAACACCTTCAAGGCCATCGCCCTGGAGTGGCATGCGGTCGGCGCTCGCAAGTGGTCACCGGCCCATGCAGCCACCATCCTGCGCCGCATGGAATCGCACCTGTTCCCCATGCTCGGCGCCCGCCCGGTGGCCGACCTGAAAACTCGAGACCTGCTGGCGCCGCTGAAGGTTGCCGAGCAGCGCGACGCCCTGGACCTGGCCAGCCGGTTGCGGCAGTACCTGGACGGCATCATGCGCATGGCCGTCCAGCACGGGCACATCGACAGCAACCCCGCCCGCGACCTGCTGGGGGCCACTGCGACGCGCAAGGCGAGCCACCGCCCTGCCTTGCCACTGGAGCGCCTGCCCGAGCTGCTGGGGCGTGCGGACGCCTACAGCGGGCGCCGACTGACCCGCCTGGCCGTACAGCTGACGCTGCTGGTGTTCATTCGCTCCAGCGAGCTGCGCTTTGCCCGCTGGGAGGAAATCGACTTCGCCCGCGCGCAGTGGACGATCCCCGGCGAGCGCGCCGCCATCGAAGGCGTGAAGCACTCCCACCGTGGCGCGAAGATGGGGACGCCGCACCTGGTGCCGTTGAGCCGGCAGGCGCTGGCGCTGCTGGAGCAGGTGCGACAGCTCACCGGTCGGCATGAGCTGGTCTTTCCCGGCGACCACCACCACTGGAAGCCGATGAGCGAGAACACGGTGAACGCCGCCCTGCGTCGCATGGGGTACGACACCAAGACCCAGGTATGCGGGCATGGCTTCCGGGCAATGGCCTGTTCCGCCCTGGTGGAGTCCGGGCTGTGGAGCCGTGACGCAGTAGAACGGCAGATGAGTCACCAAGAGCGCAACGGGGTGCGCGCGGCCTACATCCACAAGGCCGAGCACATCGAGGAGCGCCGGCTTATGTGCCAGTGGTGGAGCGACTACCTGGATGCCTGCCGGGAGCAGTTCATCACCCCTTATGACTTCGCTCACCGTGGCGAGGCGGGTGGCAACGTGGTGACGATCAAGCGCGCATAG
- a CDS encoding tyrosine-type recombinase/integrase, with translation MPSLPSRSPERDLAFPESRYAFPPAKIAELITQSSTTDRYFKQALAKLGIRDRPQYNARHTYATMCLMSGMNPAFIASQLGHSVQMLLSTYARWIDSTTDWHELDKLDTEPAKPTDKAPDGTKVVQLTTTPCYNPRDRAS, from the coding sequence TTGCCGTCGCTCCCCAGCCGCTCGCCGGAGCGCGACCTGGCATTCCCGGAGTCGCGCTACGCCTTCCCGCCCGCGAAGATCGCCGAGCTCATCACCCAGTCGTCGACGACTGATCGCTATTTCAAGCAGGCTCTGGCCAAATTAGGGATTCGGGACCGTCCGCAGTACAATGCTCGTCACACCTACGCGACCATGTGCCTGATGAGCGGGATGAACCCCGCGTTCATCGCGTCCCAGCTCGGGCACAGCGTCCAGATGCTGCTGTCCACCTACGCCCGCTGGATCGACTCCACGACCGACTGGCATGAGCTCGACAAGCTCGATACGGAACCGGCCAAGCCCACTGATAAAGCGCCGGATGGTACGAAAGTGGTACAGCTCACAACGACACCCTGCTACAACCCGCGAGATAGAGCCTCTTGA
- a CDS encoding head decoration protein, producing the protein MKTITQRARTGEFILFEERGSITREEVTIASTASALPAGQLLGKVSETGEYVPYDPAGTDGSESAVAILYGPAPASDVARRALAVVRDTEVMGAFLTGLDASAVESLASAGITIR; encoded by the coding sequence ATGAAAACTATCACCCAACGCGCCCGCACTGGCGAGTTCATTCTTTTCGAGGAGAGAGGCTCAATCACCAGGGAGGAAGTCACCATCGCCAGCACAGCCTCCGCGCTGCCTGCAGGCCAGCTCCTGGGCAAGGTCAGCGAAACTGGCGAGTACGTCCCTTATGACCCTGCCGGCACAGATGGTTCGGAGTCGGCTGTTGCCATCCTCTACGGCCCGGCGCCTGCCTCTGATGTGGCGCGGCGGGCTCTGGCTGTTGTGCGTGACACTGAAGTCATGGGGGCCTTCCTGACGGGCCTGGATGCGTCAGCAGTCGAATCGCTGGCCTCCGCTGGCATCACCATCCGCTAA
- a CDS encoding phage portal protein, which translates to MDLETLKSRGFILDGAPLGAQASYDAASQGRRLKEWSPGSPGPTRAAVGQMTTVRARSRDAGRNNGWIANGVRNWVSNEIGAGIKPRSRAPDASFATEANRLWEQEFAAAADYDGVLDIYGLMAMAVRSRKEAGEVFVRIRRLGLDSGAPVPIQFQLIESDQVPHTHNELRSDSEIVAGIELDLASGRRTRYWMYRRHPGDMAGTGMDLVGIPAADVIHHFAPLRPGQVRGVAETVQALIKARDFDEYDDAELTRKKTRANYTGAITRQNYDDGDYQFDPFTGEPLEGGAAPMVNIEPGTFPALLPGEEIKLFDGDQGGAYGEFMRQQLMGVAASLGIPYELLSGDMRNVNDRILRALLNEYRRLIEQAQWLYTIPQLCQRMWEAFIDAAVLAGRLKVRDYAANRGAYLACDWRPHAWRYLHPVQDAQGELMLIKGGLSSRAAAAAERGYDVEDIDEQNRADTERAQAMGLQYSHDPIPSEDK; encoded by the coding sequence ATGGACCTTGAAACCCTGAAATCCCGCGGCTTCATCCTCGACGGTGCTCCGCTAGGTGCCCAGGCCAGCTACGACGCCGCCAGCCAGGGCCGCCGCCTCAAGGAATGGTCGCCTGGCTCGCCGGGTCCGACTCGCGCAGCGGTCGGCCAGATGACCACCGTCCGCGCCCGTTCGCGCGACGCCGGCCGTAACAATGGCTGGATCGCCAACGGCGTACGCAACTGGGTCAGCAACGAGATCGGCGCCGGCATCAAGCCGCGCTCCAGGGCGCCCGACGCGAGCTTCGCCACCGAGGCAAACCGCCTCTGGGAGCAGGAGTTCGCCGCCGCTGCCGACTACGACGGCGTGCTCGATATCTACGGCCTGATGGCCATGGCCGTGCGCTCTCGCAAGGAAGCTGGCGAGGTGTTCGTGCGCATTCGCCGCCTCGGTCTCGACAGCGGCGCCCCGGTGCCCATCCAGTTCCAGCTGATCGAATCCGACCAGGTGCCGCACACCCACAACGAGCTGCGGAGTGATAGTGAGATTGTCGCCGGAATTGAGCTCGACCTGGCCTCCGGCAGGCGCACCCGCTACTGGATGTACCGCCGCCACCCCGGCGACATGGCCGGCACGGGAATGGATCTGGTCGGCATCCCGGCGGCCGACGTCATCCACCATTTCGCCCCGCTGCGCCCCGGCCAGGTGCGCGGCGTGGCCGAAACTGTCCAGGCCCTTATCAAGGCCCGCGACTTCGACGAATACGACGACGCTGAGCTGACCCGCAAGAAGACCAGGGCAAACTACACCGGGGCCATCACCCGGCAGAACTACGACGACGGCGACTACCAGTTCGACCCGTTCACCGGCGAGCCGCTGGAAGGTGGCGCCGCGCCGATGGTCAACATCGAGCCAGGCACCTTCCCAGCCCTGCTGCCGGGCGAGGAGATCAAGCTGTTCGACGGCGACCAGGGCGGCGCCTACGGCGAGTTCATGCGGCAGCAGCTGATGGGCGTGGCCGCCTCGCTGGGAATCCCCTACGAGCTACTGTCCGGCGACATGCGAAACGTCAACGACCGCATCCTGCGCGCTCTGCTCAACGAGTACCGCCGGCTGATCGAGCAGGCCCAGTGGCTCTACACCATCCCGCAGCTGTGCCAGCGCATGTGGGAGGCCTTCATCGACGCCGCGGTGCTCGCCGGCCGGCTCAAGGTACGCGACTACGCAGCCAACCGCGGCGCCTACCTGGCCTGCGACTGGCGCCCGCATGCCTGGCGCTACCTGCACCCGGTACAGGACGCCCAGGGCGAGCTGATGCTCATCAAGGGCGGGCTCAGCTCCCGCGCCGCCGCCGCCGCCGAGCGCGGCTACGACGTCGAGGACATCGACGAGCAGAACCGGGCGGATACCGAGCGCGCCCAGGCCATGGGCCTGCAGTACAGCCACGACCCCATCCCATCCGAAGACAAGTAA
- a CDS encoding ISL3 family transposase, with protein sequence MHPIDLAAFWPGYDVVACSHSVEKNLTLTLEPRAADLPRCGRCQQPSPLIHDRRIRLVRDRDLFDQRVQLRLPIRRVDCLTCGRVTEHISWLAPASRLTRRLCSWVETLLRFMPISHVSQLTGLHWHTIKTLDKRRLQAAFGTFEPGDVRRLVMDEFALHKGHRYATVIMDAERTRVLWVGLGNSRKAIRPFFEQLGERCQQIEAVAMDMNTAFDLEVKQHCPQAEVVYDLFHVVARYGRDVIDRIRVDQANALRHDKPARQVVKQSRWLLLRNRENLKEDHAVRLQELLAANQPLATVYVLKDALKEVWYAPSVREGWRRWRTWLRHVRESGLAPLQRFARNLQRYARGILASARFHMHTSLLEGVNNRIKVIKRMAYGFRDADYFFLKIKAAFPGKMR encoded by the coding sequence GTGCATCCTATTGATCTTGCTGCTTTCTGGCCAGGCTACGACGTTGTAGCCTGCAGCCATTCCGTCGAAAAAAACCTCACGCTGACCCTCGAACCCCGAGCGGCCGACCTTCCACGCTGTGGTCGCTGTCAGCAGCCCAGCCCCCTGATCCATGACCGACGCATTCGCCTCGTTCGCGACCGGGATCTGTTCGATCAGCGCGTCCAGTTGCGACTCCCCATACGCCGAGTGGACTGCCTGACGTGTGGGCGAGTTACCGAGCACATTTCCTGGTTGGCCCCGGCCTCGCGGCTGACCCGCCGGCTGTGTTCCTGGGTCGAAACCCTGCTGCGGTTCATGCCCATCAGCCATGTCAGCCAGCTCACCGGGCTGCACTGGCACACCATCAAGACGCTGGACAAGCGGCGTCTCCAGGCCGCATTCGGCACCTTCGAGCCGGGCGATGTGCGCCGTCTGGTGATGGACGAGTTCGCCCTGCACAAAGGCCATCGTTACGCGACGGTGATCATGGATGCCGAGCGTACCCGCGTTCTGTGGGTTGGCCTGGGTAACAGCCGCAAGGCCATACGCCCGTTCTTCGAGCAACTCGGTGAGCGCTGCCAGCAGATCGAGGCTGTGGCGATGGACATGAATACGGCCTTCGACCTGGAAGTGAAACAGCACTGCCCTCAGGCCGAGGTTGTGTACGACTTGTTCCATGTGGTCGCCCGCTACGGACGTGACGTGATCGACCGCATCCGGGTAGACCAGGCCAATGCCCTGCGCCATGACAAGCCCGCTCGCCAAGTGGTCAAGCAGAGCCGTTGGCTGCTGCTGCGCAACCGGGAGAACCTGAAGGAGGATCATGCCGTTCGACTGCAGGAGTTGTTGGCAGCCAACCAGCCACTGGCCACGGTCTATGTGCTCAAGGATGCGTTGAAGGAGGTCTGGTACGCACCCAGCGTGCGGGAGGGCTGGCGGCGCTGGCGAACCTGGCTGAGGCATGTCCGGGAGAGCGGCTTGGCGCCGCTACAACGCTTTGCCCGCAACCTCCAGCGCTATGCCCGGGGCATCCTCGCCAGTGCACGATTCCACATGCACACCAGCCTGCTGGAGGGGGTGAACAACCGGATCAAGGTGATCAAGCGCATGGCCTATGGCTTCAGGGACGCCGATTACTTCTTCCTGAAAATCAAGGCCGCCTTCCCCGGGAAAATGCGATGA
- a CDS encoding KilA-N domain-containing protein, whose product MTARIIPFDYNGQQVRFNCDGWLHATEIAEQFGKRVNDWASLSSTASYIEALARNLNTGKSGIYSASDFIKTKRGKHGGTWLHPKLAVAFARWLSDDFAVWCDLQIDDLLRTAGPSWGDARRGAALGYRAVCDALALNCEARGKAPQRHHFINEARLINEVITGAFAGRDREQLSVAELELVTLAEMRDSVLIASGMAYAERKANLLGYVRSLQTKYLAGGRAA is encoded by the coding sequence ATGACTGCGCGCATCATCCCCTTCGACTACAACGGCCAGCAGGTGCGGTTCAACTGTGATGGCTGGCTTCATGCGACGGAGATCGCCGAGCAGTTCGGGAAGCGAGTGAACGACTGGGCGTCCCTGTCCAGTACCGCCAGCTACATCGAGGCCCTGGCCCGAAACCTAAATACCGGGAAATCTGGTATTTACAGCGCCTCGGATTTCATCAAGACCAAGCGCGGAAAGCACGGCGGAACGTGGCTCCACCCGAAGCTCGCTGTTGCCTTCGCTCGCTGGCTGTCCGATGACTTCGCCGTCTGGTGTGACCTGCAGATCGACGACCTGCTGCGCACTGCCGGGCCGTCCTGGGGCGATGCTCGCCGCGGTGCGGCCCTCGGCTACCGGGCCGTGTGCGATGCGCTGGCGCTGAACTGCGAGGCGCGCGGCAAGGCGCCCCAGCGTCACCACTTCATCAACGAAGCCCGGCTCATCAACGAGGTCATCACCGGGGCATTCGCCGGCCGCGACCGCGAGCAGTTGAGCGTGGCCGAGCTGGAGCTTGTCACTCTGGCCGAGATGCGTGACTCGGTGCTGATCGCCAGCGGTATGGCCTATGCCGAGCGCAAGGCCAATCTGCTCGGCTATGTGCGCAGCTTGCAGACCAAGTATCTGGCTGGAGGACGCGCGGCATGA
- a CDS encoding transcriptional regulator, giving the protein MNQTNQTATPYNTSASSLPELWTMADVERVMRRTRSGVDKLRARDPNFPTPLKDGEHRSSRIYFVRQEIEAYLAARLSAREVVV; this is encoded by the coding sequence GTGAACCAGACCAACCAAACCGCAACCCCGTACAACACCAGCGCCAGCAGTCTGCCAGAGCTGTGGACGATGGCCGACGTGGAGCGCGTCATGCGCCGCACCCGCTCCGGGGTGGATAAGCTGCGCGCTCGCGATCCGAACTTCCCCACGCCCCTGAAAGACGGAGAGCACCGCAGCAGCCGCATTTACTTCGTGCGGCAGGAGATCGAGGCCTATCTCGCAGCCCGCTTGAGCGCGCGCGAGGTGGTGGTATGA
- a CDS encoding ABC-F family ATPase — MISTANITMQFGAKPLFENVSVKFGNGNRYGLIGANGCGKSTFMKILGGDLEPSAGQVMLEPNVRLGKLRQDQFAYEDCTVIDTVIMGHEELWQVKAERDRIYSLPEMTEEDGMKVADLEVQFAEMDGYTAESRAGELLLGVGIPLDQHFGPMSAVAPGWKLRVLLAQALFANPDVLLLDEPTNHLDINTIRWLEGVLTARNSTMIIISHDRHFLNSVCTHMADLDYGELRLFPGNYDEYMIAATQARERLLSDNAKKKAQIAELQTFVSRFSANASKAKQATSRAKQIDKIQLEEVKPSSRVSPFIRFEQTKKLHRQAVTLEHVSQGFDGVPLFKNLSMQIEAGERVAIIGPNGIGKTTLLRTLVGEMAPMDGEVKWTESAEVGYFAQDHADDFADDVTLFDWMAQWTQGGEQLVRGTLGRMLFSNDEIKKSVKVISGGEQGRMLFGKLILKKPNVLVMDEPTNHLDMESIEALNLALENYPGTLIFVSHDREFVSSLATRIIELSENGVTDFSGTYDDYLRSQGVAA; from the coding sequence TTGATTTCCACCGCTAACATCACCATGCAGTTCGGCGCCAAGCCGCTGTTCGAGAACGTTTCCGTCAAGTTCGGCAACGGCAACCGCTACGGCCTGATCGGCGCCAACGGCTGCGGCAAGTCGACCTTCATGAAGATCCTCGGTGGCGACCTCGAGCCGTCCGCCGGACAGGTCATGCTCGAGCCCAACGTGCGCCTCGGCAAGCTGCGCCAGGACCAGTTCGCCTACGAGGACTGCACGGTGATCGACACCGTGATCATGGGCCACGAGGAACTGTGGCAGGTCAAGGCCGAGCGCGACCGAATCTACTCGCTGCCCGAGATGACCGAAGAAGACGGCATGAAGGTCGCCGACCTCGAGGTGCAGTTCGCCGAGATGGACGGCTACACCGCCGAGTCGCGTGCCGGCGAGCTGCTGCTCGGCGTGGGCATTCCGCTGGACCAGCACTTCGGCCCGATGAGCGCCGTGGCGCCCGGCTGGAAGCTGCGCGTGCTGCTGGCCCAGGCGCTGTTCGCCAATCCGGACGTGCTGCTGCTCGACGAGCCGACCAACCACCTGGACATCAACACCATCCGCTGGCTGGAAGGCGTGCTGACCGCGCGCAACTCCACCATGATCATCATTTCCCACGACCGCCACTTCCTGAACAGCGTGTGCACCCACATGGCTGACCTGGACTACGGCGAGCTGCGCCTGTTCCCGGGCAACTACGACGAGTACATGATCGCCGCCACCCAGGCGCGCGAGCGCCTGCTGTCCGACAACGCCAAGAAGAAGGCGCAGATCGCCGAGCTGCAGACCTTCGTCAGCCGCTTCTCGGCCAATGCCTCCAAGGCCAAGCAGGCCACCAGCCGCGCCAAGCAGATCGACAAGATCCAGCTGGAAGAGGTCAAGCCGTCCAGCCGCGTCAGCCCGTTCATCCGCTTCGAGCAGACCAAGAAGCTGCACCGCCAGGCGGTGACCCTGGAGCACGTCAGCCAGGGCTTCGACGGCGTGCCGCTGTTCAAGAACCTCTCCATGCAGATCGAGGCCGGCGAGCGCGTGGCCATCATCGGCCCCAACGGCATCGGCAAGACCACCCTGCTGCGCACCCTGGTCGGCGAGATGGCGCCGATGGACGGCGAGGTGAAGTGGACCGAGAGCGCCGAGGTTGGCTACTTCGCCCAGGACCACGCCGACGACTTCGCCGACGATGTCACCCTGTTCGACTGGATGGCCCAGTGGACCCAAGGCGGCGAGCAACTGGTGCGCGGCACCCTCGGCCGCATGCTGTTCAGCAACGACGAGATCAAGAAGTCGGTGAAGGTGATCTCCGGTGGCGAACAGGGCCGCATGCTGTTCGGCAAGCTGATCCTCAAGAAGCCCAACGTGCTGGTGATGGACGAACCGACCAACCACCTGGACATGGAGTCCATCGAGGCGCTCAACCTGGCGCTGGAGAACTACCCGGGCACGCTGATCTTCGTCAGCCACGACCGAGAGTTCGTCAGCTCCCTGGCTACCCGCATCATCGAGCTGTCGGAGAACGGCGTGACCGACTTCAGCGGCACCTACGACGACTACCTGCGCAGCCAGGGCGTCGCGGCCTGA